One stretch of Brevibacillus laterosporus DNA includes these proteins:
- a CDS encoding LysR family transcriptional regulator, which translates to MIELLEGKFFKTFIAVIEENSFSRAADKLGYVQSTVTTHIQLLEQACKQKLFHRLSRGVKPTEAGLRLATFAYQFIHLGMSLQEAMNELDQPQGIVHIRMQESFFLTRMSSLIQEFLGQYPKIKVRLEAGFQPDILNHVLKHAVDFGIVPQNPHRNDIVFYPLIEEKLVFIASDALVQRVESKGLDALNDEIVISFGTNCLYHTQASKILQEAGIEGNTALEFPSIEMIKQSVKSGIGFALIPEIGVRKELEEGQFKTLPLCPPIFSTHGLIVHKDRELSFPAKLFKSKIINHFS; encoded by the coding sequence ATGATTGAATTATTGGAAGGGAAGTTTTTTAAGACATTTATTGCAGTGATTGAAGAAAATAGTTTTAGTCGAGCCGCAGATAAATTAGGGTATGTTCAATCTACTGTAACCACTCATATTCAGTTATTGGAACAAGCCTGTAAACAAAAATTGTTTCATCGATTATCCAGGGGTGTAAAACCTACAGAAGCTGGTTTGAGGCTTGCTACATTTGCGTACCAATTTATTCATTTAGGCATGTCTTTACAGGAGGCAATGAACGAACTGGATCAACCACAAGGAATTGTACATATTCGTATGCAAGAATCTTTCTTCTTAACGCGTATGTCTTCCCTTATTCAAGAATTTTTAGGTCAATATCCAAAGATAAAAGTAAGACTGGAAGCAGGATTTCAGCCAGATATTCTGAATCACGTTTTAAAACACGCTGTAGATTTTGGTATTGTTCCTCAAAATCCGCATCGTAATGATATTGTTTTCTATCCTTTAATAGAGGAAAAGCTAGTTTTTATCGCCTCTGATGCACTGGTACAAAGAGTTGAATCTAAAGGTCTAGATGCTCTAAATGATGAAATAGTAATAAGCTTCGGGACAAACTGTTTATACCATACTCAAGCTAGCAAGATTTTGCAGGAAGCTGGAATTGAGGGGAACACTGCACTGGAGTTTCCAAGTATTGAAATGATAAAACAATCTGTGAAAAGTGGAATTGGTTTTGCATTAATTCCGGAAATAGGTGTAAGAAAAGAACTTGAAGAAGGGCAATTCAAAACCTTGCCCTTATGTCCGCCAATTTTCTCGACACACGGACTTATTGTCCATAAAGATAGGGAGTTAAGCTTTCCTGCAAAATTATTCAAGTCGAAAATAATCAATCATTTTTCCTAG
- a CDS encoding DJ-1/PfpI family protein: MNKKQGFRLGVYVFKDAEVIDYAAPYGVFSVARRFDPELDAFLVADAMKPIQTQAGLTVHPNYSFNDMPDLDAFLIPGGFGTRQETNNKRLHQYIQSLPETTLLTSVCTGSWIYGRMGLLDGIPATNRKEPDHLEATNMGKVPIDRLAEIAPACKISRARIVDTGRIVTAGGIASGMEMGFHLLRRAGYDETFISEVARVMEYKAAYDNYKNDIEYFKA, from the coding sequence ATGAACAAAAAACAAGGATTTAGATTAGGTGTGTACGTTTTTAAGGACGCAGAAGTTATTGATTACGCAGCCCCATACGGTGTATTTTCGGTGGCAAGAAGATTTGATCCAGAATTGGATGCTTTTCTTGTTGCAGACGCTATGAAACCAATTCAGACACAAGCCGGTCTTACTGTACACCCTAACTACAGCTTCAATGATATGCCCGATTTGGATGCATTTTTAATTCCTGGCGGCTTTGGCACACGTCAAGAAACGAATAATAAGCGACTACACCAATACATCCAATCTCTTCCCGAAACAACTCTACTTACAAGTGTATGTACTGGTTCATGGATTTACGGTAGGATGGGACTCTTGGACGGTATTCCTGCAACAAACCGTAAAGAGCCAGATCATTTGGAAGCGACAAACATGGGCAAGGTGCCAATCGATCGATTAGCGGAAATCGCACCAGCCTGCAAAATCAGTCGTGCTCGCATAGTCGATACTGGCAGAATCGTAACTGCAGGTGGTATCGCTTCTGGCATGGAAATGGGCTTTCATTTGTTGAGAAGAGCTGGTTATGATGAAACCTTTATTTCTGAAGTAGCTCGCGTTATGGAGTATAAAGCTGCATACGACAATTACAAAAATGACATTGAATATTTTAAAGCCTAA
- a CDS encoding DUF4386 domain-containing protein, with the protein MVTSGKELTDQRKTALTAGTSLIIMTLAAFFSCGFVHGSLVVQEDASTTFHNIMSSNMLFKAEIFGWVIILICDIVVAWAFYIFLKPINKSLSLLGA; encoded by the coding sequence ATGGTTACCTCAGGAAAAGAACTAACAGATCAGCGAAAAACTGCTCTAACTGCTGGGACATCGCTTATCATTATGACACTTGCTGCATTTTTTTCGTGTGGCTTTGTCCATGGAAGCCTTGTGGTGCAAGAGGATGCCAGCACCACATTTCATAACATCATGTCATCAAATATGCTTTTCAAAGCTGAAATCTTTGGTTGGGTCATCATCCTGATCTGTGACATAGTGGTCGCCTGGGCTTTCTATATTTTCCTGAAGCCAATTAATAAAAGTCTTTCATTGCTCGGTGCATAG
- a CDS encoding DUF4386 domain-containing protein — translation MLGIAILNLIFVLLLSNSTDYLLLFKTDQLQAHVMLYLEAFDSIWSIGLLIFGGHLLIVGCLAFKSVNIPKVISILLLIASIGYIVIHLCNTFLPQYDGIITILKLVFTVPMIVGELGFGLWLLLRGGKVSIKA, via the coding sequence ATATTGGGAATTGCCATACTGAATTTAATATTTGTGTTGCTTCTCTCAAACAGTACAGACTATTTATTATTATTTAAAACCGATCAACTTCAAGCACATGTGATGCTGTATTTGGAAGCATTTGATTCGATCTGGTCTATTGGTTTACTAATTTTTGGCGGGCATCTATTGATTGTGGGCTGTTTGGCTTTCAAATCAGTCAACATACCTAAAGTCATTAGCATCTTATTGTTGATTGCTTCAATAGGCTATATTGTCATTCACCTCTGTAATACGTTTCTTCCACAATACGATGGGATCATTACGATACTTAAACTTGTATTTACTGTGCCAATGATTGTAGGAGAATTAGGCTTTGGATTATGGTTGCTGTTAAGAGGAGGAAAAGTCTCTATAAAGGCGTGA